atcctgtgctctacttaggactaaatcaagaattgcctctcctcttgtgggttccaggactagctgctctaagaagcagtcatttaagttatcaagaaactttatctctgcatcctgtcctgaggtgatgtgtacccagtcaatatggggatagttgaaatcccccattattattgagttttttatttttatagcctctctaatctccctgagcatttcacagtcactatcaccatcctggtcaggtggtcggcaatgttctctctaattttttccatccatgtgtggaataaattttgttatatgcaccgAGGTATTTGCGTCACCtgtagaaacaaaaaaacctagatataatatatataataaaaaagttaccatagggataattactccagccaggacaggttggcattttagaactcactactcagataaagcaacagagggtcctgtggcacctttaagactactcAGAGAATTACATTTAAgtggaagagaaataaaaattatgaaatgcatagaccagtcaaaacactaaaataacactttgaaagaataaaattacagagaatatatatgCATTGCAGGAAATACCaagaacaacaataatacaagtatgtgttgggaggggagtgtgaaagagactgtgtgtgtgtgtgaaagagacagactctgtgtgtgtgacttttgtagttaataaatttgtttttgctttatctaaaccggTGCGTGAAAATTATAACTCAGGGGTAGGAagttgttgcatattcctctccacattgacgGAGGGAGCAAATTTTATGATCTTATGCTGTACTGTTccctgagcagtgcaagacggtataattttgggtttatactccagaaggGGTGTgtgcctgaggagctgggaggtgccctagctgaagccttcccatgcaggggctgtcAAAGAGcctgcctgcatgtaactgcagttgggtgtgtccctacctgtatgtatgctgATGAAAGTGCAGGCTGAGCCTGGAGGGCTTgtcagcttgtcacagcagtacagtgtaagagagagcccaggctgaTGGATCAGGGGAGGGTCAATGggaccccagttccaggtggcaccctggaggGAACCCATCACAAAAGTGTACTATGATATTTCTTGGGAACTGAGAACATTACTTGTGTGGCACTCTGCTGGTGTTTGGTCTCTTGCAAGGTTTAATTAATTTAGAAGAACCACTACAGAACAAACCACTAGATAGCTAATTATGACTccttttacaaattttaaaaaaattactagaTTGATATTAGCAACTAAATAATGTTGGTGGTCCTTTTCTTTTGTGTATGGAAATCTCTCAGGTATTTTTCcctataaactttttttttctcattacaGATTCCAAGCATGTGTATATTTTGCATCTGCCTTTCAAGCTATCTCATGTGGCATTCATTACTTGGCTTCCGTATTCATGGCTGTTACGCCTAAATTTGTATGCAGTGTCCCTGGAAATGTGACTAGTATACTGTTCAGCAATTCCTCTAGTTCAAGAATAGAGGATATTTGGACACTGTGGACATCAACAAAAAATTACATTGTGGTCCAGCTTGAAAACGGAGAAATTTGGGAACTTGATCAGTGCAGCAGGTCCAAGCGAGAGGGCAGTTTGTATCTTGCATATGAATATTCTGGCAACAAGTCTGTTTTTTCTTGTTCTGACGGATATATCTATGATCACACAAAATGGAAGAGCACCATTGTTACAGAATGGGATTTGGTCTGTCACCGGGAATGGCTTGCAAAATTAACTCAGCCCACATTCATGCTTGGAGTCCTGCTTGGAGCAGTGATTTTTGGTGATATGGCTGACAGGTACAGTGCCATCCTCTTAATACTGTAGTTTAAGAGTGCAATAACTCTGTATgtgcctaaatgctttgctgttATATTAGATACTAATTTAAAAGAAGTTTAATCTAATTGCTGTTTTATTAACAAATGTGTTCTTCAACAGAGCTTATATTTATCTTTCTCTGTTACAGATAATTTGTGTTTTTCTAtcagaaaacttcaaaaactgttgatagaatttttttttaaatgtcatgcttTATATCaaatgtaggccctgatcctgcaagctacCCCATATGTGTGGTACCTTATACCTAAGCAGAGCTTTCTGTAGGATCAGGGTCATAGTGAGTTTCCCTGGTAATAGTTCCCCCTTTCCCTCTACCCATTCTCCTCatcttatttataataaaaaagagaaatgtttatGATGGATATGATGAATAGTTAAAGCTATGCTGTAaggttaaaaataatatatttttaaaaaaaaaaaagaaatttcctGACCTCTGTCATTACTACTACTTTATGGGACTGATGCAAAGACTTTGGGATTTGAATTTGGTCCTGTATTACTAAAACTAAAaatctactgtatttttcaccatTACtggtttacctttttttttttcctttttttttgcatttcagtcTGTATGAAGGAAGGAAATAGACCAATCCGTTTCCCTTTAGTTTGCCATCAGTTTCACTTCCTCCAGCAGTAGTATaatgctgaaatatttcagttgtcAACACATTATGTAAATGCATAAAGAGGAGCTTATTTTTTCAGTTGGATTTTATAAAAGTATGGAATTGGTTCTCTTAATCTAAGGTTTTGTAAAACTTTCTTTAATACAAAACCTGAATTCAGAGCCTAAATTGAactgacagtgtctctttaaatcaGTTGTAATATTTTCAGTTAATATGCAGACACAGATAATGACCTTATAGTCACATAATTCTCAGTTGGAATAGCTCAAGCTCTAGACATCCATTTAAGAGAATAAACATATTGTATTTTATGGAGTTACAACAAAAAGTTTTACATCTGAAAGTTATTACTATCTGACAGCTTTTGACTGGTAGGAAATAAGTTGGTAGTTTCATTCCAGTTTTCAGTCAACAGATGTTCCCAGCAGAAGAATGACCACAGCAGAACTAATTAGCATCTCTGCTGAGAATCTTGGCAGAGATaaaggattgaatgggcatgaAGACAACTACCTCCTCCATTCTTCcaaggcctggtcttcactacatAGTTAAGtggacataaggcagcttacattgacctaattatgtcagtgtacacactacagccttgctcccgccAATGCAAGTGCCCCACTACACGGACATCATAACGCCagctccatgagaggcatagggcttaggCTGGTGTAATTAGGGAAACGCAGTGTCTGTGCAGACACTGCAATACTTACATCTTCATACTTACATGCTGGAGCCCTGAAATTGGCAAAAAAGCCGGGCAGTtacagcccagctgcccccgtTTCCCCGCTCACAGCCAAGCTGTGCTCGCCTGGCTCCCCGACTCTGGCTGGGAGCGGGGACCCCCCTCTTCAGTCGGTGGAAGTgatcctggtgaggacgcacactaCCGACAGAAGGAGGGACATgaaccaccgcagtaattactgtggtggagGCTCTAAATTGACCTAACATTGGTCGAcctaagtctgtagtgtagacttaccctagGTCAGGGTTGAAGCACATTGGCAGGGCATTGTAGGGAAATTTGCAGTGCAGCTGTCTGGGCTATATCTGTTCTGTAAGACTTCACATTCCAGTATTATTTTAATGTGGTACCAAATTCATGTACAAAAAACCAAAACTGACCCCAAATCCAAATCTCCAAAAGCTGTTGCTGCTGAAGATAGAAATAATACATCTCTACAtcagagaataaaaatgaaacaggACCTGTTACTTATCTAGTCGACACCTGAAACATACTCTTTATTAATGAACATTGTTAAACCAAACAGGACAGAGGTAATCCATAAATAGATTTTATTTCTGTTAGagtttgttttctcttcagcTGAATTTATTGATGTTGACTTCTTCTggttatttgtttatatacagCATGTTCTGGTAGATCAAAATGTTTTCTACCTGAGATGATATGGAAACCGGACAAACAAATTTAGGATTCCTTTTATGTTAAAGACCTTTGTTTCAGAATGAGGAATGACACATAATTTAAGACCTGGCTTGTAATATTTATAATAAGCTAAAATTTCACATAATTTTATTTCCCTGCTAATGTACTTATTGTATATGTGACATTTAACATAGGTGGGCATTCCTGGTAGTGAGTTTGTGTGTGCACTTATGAAATCAGAGAATTCCGGGGAATTATCTGATTACTATTTATTAGATATTTTATCTTCATGTAATTCGGAGGAATTAAGGTAAAAAACCTTTCATTGGAACCCACGTTATATTTTGAGATGGCAAGAGATAGCATGAGTTATTGCATGCTAACCTGTGCTGGAACATGTTCAGTAGCTgttacttaaaataaaatgtccaagaaagagagagagagagagagagaatggagtaAATCTGTGGAAAATGGCAGATTACAGATGCGGAAGTTAAACGTAAAGCTCAATATGAACATACATAGTGCCCTTTTCTCTGGAGACCTTCCTTCCAGTCATGGAAATTTGGGTGGGGCTCCCTTTCATCAGTACTACTTTTAAATTGGTCACAGTGCTAGggtacagaaaaaataaaagttttcccCTCACCTAGAGAACAATATATCAGAGCTAAGATCAAATCTCGGGCTACTGTGGTAGTGCAGTGCCCTAAATACAGCACTAGTGATTCTTTTCATATTTACTATAATTCTTATTGATAAGATTTCCAAAGTTTCAGTTGCTTTTTAGTACAATATTTTTATCACATGTCACCCTATTGTTCACTCTGTGTGTTTGTTCTATCCTTCCCTCACCTTGTGTCTGTCTTATGCATCTtcattataagctctttgggtcagggatccTCTACAGCTCTGtgtctgtgtttgtatagtgcctagcacaatggggccgtgTTCTTGGTTGGCCCTCAGGCACTCTCATAATAAACATAGTTAATAATAAGAAATAATTATGATGTTTTCATTGTTCTGTGCAGAGTGGGAAGACGGTATATAATGTGGTTCACAAGCACGGGTCAGTTTTTATTTGGCATTGCAGTGGCATTCACATTTGACTACTACAGCTTTGTGATCATACGTTTTCTCCTTGCTATGGTAAGTATAGATGCTCAGCctaattctttttaaatgcagtttcctAACGTTCCTCAGGAAAGCCCTCCATAATTTCTCCCTATTCCTTCCCTTCTCCAGTTTTTAAAAGCCCCATGTGTTGCCACAACACTCTCTTTAGCAAAGGAGTGAGAATCTGAACACTGCTTCTTCACTCTTCAGTgccctttctctttgttttaaccaGAAAGGGTGCGTATGAAGCAATATTTGGTGCTTCCTTCATCAAGGGCTGACGATGCTTCTTTTAGCACAGTCTCAACCCCAGCTAGACTCGTAGTTAGGTGAGAGACAAAGTTTGAGTAGCAAACTCTGGTTCCTGCATTGCAGCTTGCATTGCATTGTTATTTATGGTGTATTACTAGAAATagactttatttttgttaaaatatagtCATGGTTTTACCCCAGCTATGTTCATTGATAGGGGATAGTTGCCCTTTTTTTTGATGTGCatcttttctgtcttttaaacGACATCTAAAACGCTGAATATATGTGTAAACAGATAGGCTTGATAAACATCCTAAAAGCTTCTACTATACTTGTGTGTATGTcagcatatttaatttttttagcaaCCAATTTCAAATTGCTACCCTATATTCAAAGGTGTACGTTTTGTGGGCTTTGCTTTTAGAATGCTTTGACTATTGAGAAAGATGGTGTGAGAAAAATGAAATAAGTGGGTTTAAAATAGTTTAGAAGTCAGAAAGAAAAATTCACCCAAGTATAAAGCATCAAAGATTATTCTCTTTACCTGTTGCTGGCAAAGCATAAAACAAGAGGGGTCCTTGACTCTGGAATTCACTTCCCTCCTTCGCCTGCCAGAGGTTAGATTTATTCGCTGCCAGAAATGCTGCAAAGCCTATCTTTTCTCACAGGCCTTAAGAGCCTGCTCCAGTGCACAGTGATCAGTGCATAATTTGTGCCTGGGTctgccaggactgagccccagcacctccaggGTTGGCAGTTCAGATCTCTGGtgcctctgggcttgccacatcagttatgaatgtaaaaaattgcttgagccccagcacgtCTTTCACTACAATTTAAGCACTGCCAGTGATGTCAACAGGAGTCTCTCTAGTGATTTCACTGGGCATTGGATGCGGTTTGAGGGAGGTTGAGGGGGTTTATAAATGGAAGTGCTAGAGATTAAGACTCTGATTGAACAAGCAGACCCTGCGTgggcacagagccccactgaagtcagtgaagctctGCAGAGGCCTAAGTATCTGACCACAGGGATCCACTTCCAGGATTGGGGCTTAAAAACCCTAATCtgacaccattgaaatcaatgggggcaTTCCAATTACCTTCACTGTGTGCAGGATCAGATCTTAAAGAATGATTTAGATGGTTAAGTATAATGCATatatatttttcacttttgtATGGGAATTTATTAATTGGAGATTTTATAACTGGAGATTTGATTAATCAAAATATTCTATGGGAAGCATCTTTAGATTTTCtaattgtgtgtttttaaatgttttcagatGCCTAAAACACTAGATATGTGCCAGAGAAATAGAAATCAGTACATTctctaaataaatactttaatGCAGAACATTAGTATGGTTAGAAAACTTATGGGAGCCTATGAAAGTGTAAGGAAGATTCTCTTTCAACTATGACTTAACAGGATAGTTTACCAGGGGGTGGGAAATCATTATTTTGAAATATGCAGTTCTGTAGTATGCAGGTTATTATGCTTAAAACTATGCTTAAAACtaagaccaagattttcagaatggCTATTGGTTTTGGGTGCTTCAAATTTTCTAGTGTCCAACTTGTTTCATCttcaaggggcctgatttttaaaggctttttaaaaaggtattaccCACAAACGGAGGTATCCAACGTcactagtcatttctgaaaatcgcGACCTGATATTTTACAGGTCTGAAATCAGTTTTACCTAAAGTTGATTGTTTTTTTCAGGATTACTGTTGCTCTCTCTGAGTGCATCATACGCCAATACAGGGCAAGTTAGGGGGCTCTTAAGACATCCAACATAAACAAACATGGAAGTATTGGCCATCTGTTTTTGTGTTATCAAACAAAGGGAATAGACACAagcttttctctgttttttccccctcaggttTCAAGTGGCTATCTggttgtggtttttgtttatGTGACAGAATATGTTGGCATTAAAGCTCGAACATGGGCGTCCATGCACGTCCATGCTTTTTTTGCTGTGGGAGTCATGGTTGTGGCACTGGTAGGATTTTTGGTGAGGACCTGGTGGATCTATCAGATATTTCTTTCTGTAACAACTCTCCCCTTTGTCTTGTGCTGCTGGATGCTCCCAGAGACACCTTTCTGGCTACTGTCAGAGGGAAGATACGAAGAAGCACAAAAAGTAGTTAATGTAATGGCGAGATGGAATAAAGTAAGCACTCCTTGTAAAATTTCTGAACTGTGTTCAATTCAACAAGATGATCTAGTCAGATGCAGAACAGGTGATAATGACACTTCTACAGCGAAGAAGCACAGCATCTTAGATCTGTTTTATAATTGGCACATTGCAAGAAGGACCATTACAGTCTGGCTGATTTGGTTCACTGGGAGTTTAGGATACTATGTATTCTCCCTGAGTTCCGTCAATCTAGGAGGCAATGAATATTTAAATCTATTTCTCATAGGTaaatatctatttattttattctgcttATGACAGAACTAGAACTTATAATTTATAAATGTCTAAAGATCTAACAGTCAATTTCCTGACCCCCAATTACCTGTACCATCACCAACCCCATTTAAAATTGCATATTTAATTCTTGTCAACTTGAAATATAGTTATTTTACAAAAGCAAGCTTAGAGTATGTTAAGGTACTATATTATCCTTGACTtctcctgccaatttttgtgctTGTAAaaccacattttcctatttttaaaattgtttctctCTGCCCGGTTCTGtgaaaaaacaacacaaacaggGAAAATTGACTAACAGTACAGGGGAAACTATTAAACTGATGAAATACTATCCAAGTAAACACTGAGAAAAATAGAGATTTTCTTCACTAATTTTTTTAGTCATAATAATATTAGATTATACTGGTAACACTATTAAGCTCATAATTTTTAAGTTTGTTagaagtgtgttttttaaatctaaggGGCAATGTTTCTTTAATGTAGTCTTTAATTTAATGTGGTTGCAAATTTTCTCTTGACATGATAAAATTGGTCAGcatatatagggcctgatctaaagtctATTTAAGGTcattggaaagattcccattgagtttggtggcctttggatcaggttcCAGTCCTGTAaaggacttaagcatatgctagctttaagcatatgagtaatcccaataaagtcaatgtgACTATTCATGTGCTCATAAGCACTTTGAAGGATTGGAATACTAGTGAATTAATTTTAAGTTGCCATGTATTATTACATGTTAGTAACTTGATGGTTGTGTTGAGAATAGGATGCTAATGTTGCTAAAATAACTATGTTGTTATGATACAGTACCGTAAATAAATCACTGTGTTAGTAAATTTCAAAActattttctttgtcttctgtgacccacctcgcagggtccaagagcccgggctccagcctgaggctgaacatctacactgaagttatacagccccttagcccaagcccaagtcagcctgtgggtttttaattgcagtgtagacatatccgtACAGGCCCATCTCCACATCATAAGGGCAGCTGCAGCTGCCTTGTGCCTCTTTGCCTGGTGCATTTcttattccccaccaccacatttatgccagtgtaaacccTCCACTGACATTTTTGCCACCAGTGGGTTTATCCCAAAATGTTGGTGAAATACATCTTTCACCTAATGCCTATAtcttttaaaaccagtttaacCATTAGACTAAATAAATGCTCATAAAAAGCaaatcagaattatttttaagGGTATTTGCAGTCATATTTTCATGGTTTAAAACCAGATACGTTCATAATGGCAGGTGCCGTGGAGCTTCCTGCGTATGTCGTTGCTTGCATTGGGATGGACAAACTGGGAAGGAGAAACACATTGACTCCATTTCTTATATCAAGTGCAGTGATCTGTGCTTTGATTATGCTGATCCCTCAGGTTAGTCacttaacatttaaaatgtaccTATATTGTGGGGAATCTGAGATATGTTAATGCAACATCTCTTTCTAAGGCCTGAGATTAATTAAATGTAGTTTAGAAATGAAGCTGGAGTTCTTTACAATAGATTTTCCATATTTCTGTTAAAGGTTCCAAACTAGCATTTCTAGCTCTTAATTAAACAAAGGGTTGGAAATAAGCTGGTTAGTAAACAAAACCACATACAGCCATTATTTATTGGTGGAAATAATCAGGAAAGTATGGAATAAGTATTGCTCTCTGTTTACAGAAAGATCATAGTTTGCggtctacatttttcaaaataaatgaatggtATTGAATTTGGCATGGTGAAGTTTTCTGGGGCTTTATATATTTGTACTCTCTTTTTATAGGATTTCAGTATATTATCTGTCTTAGCAAATATGGCTGGAAAGTTTGCAATTGGCGTTGCATTTGGCCTCATTTACCTTTACACAGCAGAACTGTATCCAACAGTTATACGGTAAgaactttaaaataatttgccatatgtttttcattattttgctatttcttcctttcatttgttatgcttttggggccaaatcctgcacccactgaagtcaacggtaGTTTTCCAAGTGACTTTGCTAGTGTAGGATCAGTCTCTTTTTTGTTATAGAATTCTCTGGGTTTGGCTCCGCAgtaaatgcatttattttctgtTCCCCTCTACGTAGCCTGGTCCCACTGAGGTACAGGAAAAATGCTCAGTATTCTTAGCATTCAGTTCCCTCTTTCTGAATGTTCATGGTCATTAAGAATATGATTTATACTGAATGCTCAATatactttttattatatttatagaAACAACCAAGTTCACTATAAGATAAATTTAGATTAGCATAACTATATTTTTATAAGCATCTGTGCATTTCTAATTAATTGCTATATCTGATGTCACTCTCATTGGGCTTTGTTTCTTCTTGTCTTTCCTCCAGGTCACTTGCTGTAGGAAGTGGGAGCATGATGTGTCGTGTAGGGAGCATAGTTGCTCCTTTTTGTGTTTACCTGACTAGTGTTTGGATCTTCATGCCACAGGTATGTGTTTATTTTGATGGTCAAAATAATTGTTATCCATTTTACTGAGATTTAAAGTTGAAGTGCAGATATGTTcaaaaggaaaaggggagggatagctcagtggtttgagcactagcctgctaaacccagggttgtgagttcaatccttgagggggcctctggggcaaaatcagtacttggtcctgctagtgaaagcagggggctggactcaaagacctttcccttccagttttatgagagaggtatatctccatatattattagattatattattattaaatattctcATTGTTAATTTAAATTCTCTGATTTTTAGCTAAATATTTTTAGGAATACGAATCTGAACTCAGGAGTGAGCCTCTGAGGCACTGAAATCTTCTGAACAGTTGATATTACAGGCACTTTAAAGAAGACAGACATATCTTGTATGCATTGAATACTGGTATAAAATTGTAACTATCTTTTGTATGAAGATGTACTGTATCATTCATGTAATTTGGAATAAGTGTCTCATTCCTAAATTGAAAGTGTTTGTATTTAGTCAAGATCTTGATTGAGCAACCGTCTTTTCTCGTTGCCATCAAGCTCCTTTTGAAGAAGCAGCATAGCCGAACACAGAtgatgggggagggagcaaaCATTAAATCCAGCTGATGATGACAAGATCCTCCATCTCTGTCAGTCCAGTGAAGCATAGATGCCATGTTAGATCACATGAGATGAACTGGAGCCCTCTCTATGGAGAACAAGCCTAGCAAATCTAAGCTCTCATGGACCACCAGCCTAACTATGATCAAAACATCCTGCTGATATGGAGTGCTAAAAAGAATAAGGACAGAAGCAGCCAAATAGTGGGGCAGTGAGATGTTGAGGAGGTGGCATAGATGGGATAGTCAGAGCATAACCAGGTGAGAAATAACTCAAGAAGTGACTACAGAAGAAAATGATGCTCTCGTGATGCTCATTAGGACTCTGACAATCAACAAACCTTGGAATCAAGAGACGATATCTTTTTGTAGGTGGCTGCAATCTCATTCCACCATGTGATCCAACAGTCATCTGTAACTTTAACTGTCCCATGAAGATGAGATAGGGCAGTTTCTTTGTAGAAGAAATTGGGCACTTTCTTAGCATTACGTGGATTTTGGTGTTCATTttgtccaaaatatttttaacagtatACTTATATTCAGTGCATACAAGTTATCCCCTATTCTCTTTATGAAATCTATTATGTGTGCTGCTCAGAAATTCTACAGTTGCTCAATCTTGCTTTTTCAGAAGGGGTAAGTTTAGGTTCATATACATAAATGGATAGAAATCTTATATTGAGGAGTTAAACTGATAATGAGCTTATTTTAcccattttactttaaaaaaaattacttttacttCTTTGAAAAAACTTTACAACTCACTTTTAATATCACAGCTTGTATGTGAATTACAGATGTAAAGAAGGTGAAAGCATATTGGCCTGAATTTTCAACCCAACCTCTCTTCCTGTGTTTCTGTTTTTGCGCACGCACAGTTGGGTTTTCCTACAAAGTAGAGTAGTgtccatttgattttaaaaatataaaatctacatttgtgaaTGCTAGAGACTGGTTTGAGAGACTGTCTGAAAACTTGGCCCATTATGTAAGTAACCTATGTCCAGTATTTTAGGAATCATTTGTGATGGTGGGGAAGCAGAGtaggaatgaataaataaataaagttcttAGCAAGCACTCTTATCACACCAAAGAAATGAACCTAGAAAATACATGAAAAACAAGATCTGAAGACCACGTAATCGTAGGAGAACAGTCTCCTTTGTCTCTTCTTCTTCCGTTCAGAATTTTGCTTTTCACTATCAGTGATAAGGTTCATCTGTTCAGAACTCCTTCAGTTAAAACACAGCTGAGGGAAAGTCTAAACATTTGAGAACACTGTAAGTGGCactgcaaatatttcaaatatgGACAACTCTCAGTACAATAAAAACACTCACATACAGTGTGAAACTTTGTTACAATAGTGACTGTAAATGTATGTTTTCATAACAGACTTCTACCATCAGGCATTTGTAAGTTCACTAAAAACTTTGCCTTGGGTTGAAGCTTATCATGCAAGGTCTCAGCTATCACACATTTTTGGGTAAAATTTGAACAAAATAGATGAATTTTTTGAAATAGATTGACATAGGTTATGTTGATACAGTATATTGTTTATGCCACACATCTTATATTCCATTAAGTTTTTATTGCTACTCATTTTCATCATAACTCATTTTTGGCTCTGTCTCCCAAGAGTAATGCAGACCATTCCAAAGAATCCCAATAAATCTTGAAATACCCACAGTTGTCTAGAGAATTTGTGGTTTTAAAGTTTAAAGTAAGGACCCAGTTCAGTAAAGCACTTGAGCTTGTGCTCTAGTGCCATGAACATCAAGAGAACTTAGTTAGCAAAAGTGTTTATGCACATAACTAATAGATTTTATTCCATATTTATTGAAAAATTTAAGGCATATAATATGTATGAGATACATCACCGATCCATTTGT
The nucleotide sequence above comes from Trachemys scripta elegans isolate TJP31775 chromosome 3, CAS_Tse_1.0, whole genome shotgun sequence. Encoded proteins:
- the LOC117875030 gene encoding solute carrier family 22 member 16-like isoform X1, with translation MASRWERLFDSVGHFGREKLECEINFIKFVRFQACVYFASAFQAISCGIHYLASVFMAVTPKFVCSVPGNVTSILFSNSSSSRIEDIWTLWTSTKNYIVVQLENGEIWELDQCSRSKREGSLYLAYEYSGNKSVFSCSDGYIYDHTKWKSTIVTEWDLVCHREWLAKLTQPTFMLGVLLGAVIFGDMADRVGRRYIMWFTSTGQFLFGIAVAFTFDYYSFVIIRFLLAMVSSGYLVVVFVYVTEYVGIKARTWASMHVHAFFAVGVMVVALVGFLVRTWWIYQIFLSVTTLPFVLCCWMLPETPFWLLSEGRYEEAQKVVNVMARWNKVSTPCKISELCSIQQDDLVRCRTGDNDTSTAKKHSILDLFYNWHIARRTITVWLIWFTGSLGYYVFSLSSVNLGGNEYLNLFLIGAVELPAYVVACIGMDKLGRRNTLTPFLISSAVICALIMLIPQDFSILSVLANMAGKFAIGVAFGLIYLYTAELYPTVIRSLAVGSGSMMCRVGSIVAPFCVYLTSVWIFMPQHMAKRKIAVVGAGLIGLSTAVYISESISKCSVTVISDKFTPNTTSDVAAGMLIPHTYQGIPIHQQKQWFRETFDYLFEINNSSEASDAGINLVSGWQIFKTIPDEVLPFWSDVVLGFRSMTEEELKKFPQHRFGQAFTTLKCDCPSYLLWLEKRLKGNGSQVYARRIEDLWELHSKYDIVVNCSGIGSRELMGDLEIYPVRGQVLKVDAPWVNHFIRDGDGLTYIYPGIHNVTLGGTRQKDNWSLSPDPRSSKDIFDRCCALEPSLQRAQDIKVRVGLRPSRLAVRLQKEILVHDGKNLPVVHNYGHGSGGFSVHRGTAKEAARLVGECIAALEGSSLKAKL